Proteins from a genomic interval of Betta splendens chromosome 10, fBetSpl5.4, whole genome shotgun sequence:
- the rpl39 gene encoding 60S ribosomal protein L39, translating to MSSHKTFKIKRFLAKKQKQNRPIPQWIRMKTGNKIRYNSKRRHWRRTKLGL from the exons ATG TCGTCCCACAAGACATTCAAGATTAAGCGTTTCCTCGCcaagaagcagaaacagaacaggCCGATTCCTCAGTGGATCAGAATGAAGACCGGCAACAAGATCAG GTACAACTCCAAGAGGAGACACTGGAGGAGGACTAAGCTTGGCCTGTAA
- the sowahd gene encoding ankyrin repeat domain-containing protein SOWAHD has product MYGSTSADAGPEPAVTHTDAHGSTAATQGTVAERLSRYGARLVPSAAQRRSRLQRQQEVCDGSAAGAPHREASERGSLTPAMRKRYLKELLLSNASHSGLSSVLSSQSVGASSEPDADWVLNPMEHAWMLSAVEGNYETILDFISEDPGVLTRRDFISGYSVLHWLAKRGRDETLIKLLRYAESAGVPVNVNLRGSGGLTPLHVASMHGQYMVVKLLVGAFGASVDAMDYSGRRAWQYLRGDAPVEMKELLGAWDDEHSGGSARGDANSNVNNNSAGACDEVDGGHADATFFSRTARRGSWRFGSLRNKISTYFFGNRS; this is encoded by the coding sequence ATGTACGGGAGCACGTCGGCCGACGCTGGACCCGAACCAGCTGTGACTCACACCGACGCCCACGGCAGCACGGCGGCCACACAGGGCACCGTCGCGGAGCGACTGTCCAGATACGGCGCGCGGCTCGTGCCCAGCGCCGCGCAGCGCAGGTcgcggctgcagcggcagcaggaggtgtGCGACGGCTCCGCGGCCGGAGCGCCGCACAGGGAGGCATCGGAGCGAGGCTCGCTCACGCCCGCTATGCGCAAGCGGtacctgaaggagctgctcctgAGCAACGCGTCGCACAGCGGGCTCAGCAGCGTGCTGTCCTCGCAAAGTGTCGGCGCGTCCTCGGAGCCGGACGCGGACTGGGTTTTGAACCCCATGGAGCACGCGTGGATGCTGTCCGCCGTGGAGGGCAACTACGAGACCATCCTGGATTTCATCTCCGAGGACCCGGGCGTGCTCACCAGGAGGGATTTCATCAGCGGCTACTCCGTCCTGCACTGGCTGGCCAAGCGGGGCCGGGACGAGACTCTGATCAAACTTCTGCGCTACGCCGAGAGTGCGGGCGTCCCCGTGAACGTGAACCTGCGGGGCAGCGGCGGGCTCACGCCGCTGCACGTCGCCAGCATGCACGGCCAGTACATGGTCGTCAAGCTGCTGGTGGGCGCGTTCGGCGCCAGCGTCGACGCCATGGACTACAGCGGGAGACGAGCGTGGCAGTATCTGAGGGGAGACGCCCCGGTGgagatgaaggagctgctcgGGGCCTGGGACGACGAGCACAGCGGCGGGAGTGCGCGGGGCGACGCCAACAGCAACGTCAACAACAACAGCGCCGGCGCGTGTGACGAGGTGGACGGAGGGCACGCGGACGCGACGTTCTTTAGCCGGACTGCGAGGCGCGGCAGCTGGAGATTCGGGTCTTTAAGAAATAAGATATCCACGTACTTCTTTGGCAACAGGAGCTGA